In Mastigocladopsis repens PCC 10914, a single window of DNA contains:
- the obgE gene encoding GTPase ObgE produces the protein MQFIDQAKIEVEAGKGGDGIVAFRREKYVPAGGPAGGNGGKGGSVLLVAAQNLQTLLDFRYEHRFKAENGSRGGPNNCTGANGKDLIIEVPCGTVAYNAETDEILGDLVEPGQTLLVAEGGKGGLGNKYFLSNRNRAPEYALPGLPGEIKSLRLELKLLAEVGIIGLPNAGKSTLISALSAARPKIADYPFTTLIPNLGVVRKPSGDGTVFADIPGLIEGASQGAGLGHDFLRHIERTRVLLHLIDATSEDVVEDYKTIQQELQAYGRGLEERPQILALNKIDAVDRETKDLEALATQLNHLSYSPVFLISAVTGAGLEPMLQHIWSILDQLNAAVVSERISY, from the coding sequence ATGCAATTCATCGACCAAGCAAAAATTGAAGTTGAAGCAGGAAAGGGTGGCGATGGTATTGTCGCCTTCCGGAGAGAAAAGTATGTGCCAGCGGGTGGTCCGGCTGGTGGGAATGGGGGAAAAGGCGGTTCAGTGTTGTTAGTTGCTGCACAAAACCTGCAAACGTTGCTTGACTTTAGATATGAGCACCGCTTTAAGGCAGAAAACGGTTCTCGTGGTGGACCAAATAATTGCACAGGGGCAAATGGCAAAGATTTGATCATTGAGGTTCCCTGCGGAACCGTTGCCTATAATGCGGAAACTGATGAGATACTGGGGGATTTAGTCGAACCTGGGCAAACTTTGCTGGTTGCTGAAGGCGGTAAAGGTGGATTGGGAAACAAGTATTTCTTAAGTAACCGTAACCGCGCCCCAGAGTACGCCCTCCCAGGACTACCAGGAGAAATCAAGTCACTGCGTTTGGAGTTGAAACTCTTAGCTGAAGTCGGGATTATTGGGTTGCCAAATGCTGGAAAATCTACCTTGATTTCAGCTTTATCAGCCGCACGTCCTAAAATTGCTGACTACCCCTTTACAACCTTGATTCCAAATTTGGGTGTCGTGCGGAAGCCTAGCGGAGATGGCACAGTTTTTGCTGATATTCCCGGACTCATTGAAGGCGCTTCCCAAGGAGCAGGGCTAGGACACGATTTTTTGCGTCACATTGAGCGCACGCGTGTGTTGCTACACCTCATTGATGCAACTAGCGAAGATGTGGTAGAAGACTACAAAACAATTCAACAAGAATTGCAAGCATACGGACGGGGTTTAGAAGAGCGTCCGCAAATTTTGGCGCTGAACAAAATTGATGCTGTTGATAGAGAAACAAAGGATTTAGAAGCGCTAGCTACGCAACTCAATCACCTTTCCTACTCTCCAGTTTTTCTCATCTCGGCGGTTACGGGTGCTGGTTTAGAACCAATGTTACAGCACATTTGGTCAATTCTCGACCAACTCAATGCGGCTGTTGTTAGCGAGAGGATAAGCTATTAG